A genomic window from Agreia sp. COWG includes:
- a CDS encoding YafY family protein — MLALVATEIGLTKNEILEAVQGYRQKFRPGEDNSSLERQFERDKDDIRELGVPIETIESPTDPGNNQALRYRIPKGEYDLPRDISFTPEETTLLNLAAMVWREGSLSGESRRALLKLRSLGTEATEQLVGYAPRIRTRDTAFGPLTDALAKAVQVKFDYLKPGEPVARGRTVSPTAVVQHQGRWYLQGLDMQAHADRTFLLSRIVGPVQSTRTPSASASPAGAGDTALAELDEIWRTHVAVVETKPGTDAESRLGKRRGSEHLADGRIGLHFTDLALLADDLAAFGPEVFVVSPPELVAAVVQRLRTVSSDHEDAP, encoded by the coding sequence GTGCTCGCCCTCGTCGCCACGGAGATCGGGCTGACGAAGAACGAGATCCTCGAGGCCGTTCAGGGCTATCGGCAGAAGTTCCGGCCGGGCGAAGACAATTCCAGTCTCGAGCGACAGTTCGAGCGGGACAAGGACGATATCCGCGAGCTCGGCGTTCCCATCGAGACCATCGAGTCTCCGACCGATCCGGGCAACAATCAGGCCCTGCGCTATCGCATCCCGAAGGGCGAGTACGACCTGCCACGTGACATCTCTTTCACACCGGAAGAGACAACCCTGTTGAACCTGGCGGCGATGGTCTGGCGTGAGGGATCTCTCTCGGGAGAATCCCGCCGAGCCCTGTTGAAGTTGCGTTCGCTCGGCACCGAGGCGACAGAGCAACTGGTCGGGTATGCACCGCGCATCCGCACCCGAGACACAGCCTTCGGCCCGCTCACGGATGCCCTCGCCAAGGCCGTCCAGGTGAAGTTCGACTATTTGAAACCGGGGGAGCCGGTCGCTCGGGGTCGCACGGTGTCGCCCACGGCCGTCGTCCAGCACCAAGGACGCTGGTATCTGCAGGGCCTCGACATGCAAGCGCATGCCGATCGAACTTTCCTCCTCTCGCGCATCGTCGGACCCGTGCAATCAACCCGCACGCCGAGCGCCAGCGCCTCCCCAGCCGGCGCTGGAGACACCGCGCTCGCCGAACTCGACGAGATCTGGCGAACCCATGTGGCCGTGGTGGAGACGAAGCCGGGCACCGACGCCGAGTCGAGGCTCGGCAAGCGCCGAGGCAGCGAACATCTCGCCGACGGCAGAATAGGCCTGCACTTCACCGACCTCGCGCTCCTCGCCGACGACCTCGCCGCGTTCGGCCCCGAGGTGTTCGTCGTGTCACCACCCGAGCTGGTCGCCGCCGTGGTGCAGCGGCTCCGCACGGTTTCGAGCGACCACGAGGATGCGCCGTGA
- a CDS encoding FKBP-type peptidyl-prolyl cis-trans isomerase, with product MRKTFALILSAALLASLSACATAGSGLDEGSCTPLADPGSASETITASGDPGSAKLDFATPLVAKKTERSVLTEGTGPAAEVGDVIWGKAVLASGTDTTSAQQTPFMITLDKTVTPVGFTDALACARAGDRIAAVIPAAQATTDATQVPSGDSADAYVFDITSVYPGSAPGAPQPAEAGFPSVVTAPDGRPGVTIPSGDVPTDLRFTTLKKGSGATVAENDVLVMQSLGIVWKDKSVFESTWKDGMATQKLVTDISANKNGVVPGLAKALVGQTIGSQVLVVVPPADGFGDTGSTGVPAGSTVVYVVDILGANPAS from the coding sequence GTGCGCAAGACGTTCGCGCTCATTCTGTCCGCGGCGCTTCTCGCCAGCCTGTCCGCGTGCGCGACGGCCGGATCCGGTCTCGACGAGGGGTCGTGCACTCCGCTGGCCGATCCGGGCTCAGCATCGGAGACGATTACTGCCTCGGGAGATCCGGGAAGCGCGAAGCTCGACTTCGCCACCCCGCTGGTCGCCAAGAAGACGGAACGCTCCGTCCTGACCGAAGGAACCGGCCCGGCTGCCGAGGTCGGAGATGTCATCTGGGGCAAGGCCGTTCTGGCCTCGGGCACCGACACCACGAGCGCGCAGCAGACTCCGTTCATGATCACCCTCGACAAGACGGTCACCCCGGTTGGCTTCACCGACGCGCTCGCCTGTGCGCGCGCCGGAGACCGTATCGCCGCCGTCATCCCTGCCGCCCAGGCAACGACCGACGCGACGCAGGTGCCGTCCGGCGACAGCGCCGACGCGTACGTGTTCGACATCACCTCGGTCTACCCGGGGTCGGCGCCCGGCGCCCCGCAGCCTGCCGAGGCAGGATTCCCCAGCGTCGTCACAGCTCCGGACGGACGCCCTGGCGTCACCATCCCGTCGGGTGACGTACCCACCGACCTGCGGTTCACGACCCTGAAGAAGGGATCGGGCGCCACGGTGGCCGAAAACGATGTCCTCGTCATGCAGTCCCTCGGGATCGTCTGGAAGGACAAATCCGTCTTCGAGTCGACCTGGAAAGACGGTATGGCGACGCAGAAGCTCGTCACCGACATCTCCGCCAACAAGAACGGCGTTGTCCCGGGACTGGCGAAAGCGCTCGTCGGACAGACCATCGGTTCGCAGGTGCTCGTCGTCGTGCCGCCCGCAGACGGCTTCGGCGACACCGGATCGACGGGTGTGCCCGCCGGATCCACGGTGGTGTACGTCGTCGATATCCTCGGCGCCAACCCCGCATCCTGA